Proteins encoded together in one Bacteroidales bacterium window:
- the cysD gene encoding sulfate adenylyltransferase subunit CysD: MSNYSITHLRELEAEAIYVIREVGAQFEKPTLLFSGGKDSIVMYHLARKAFWPQVVPFPCLHIDTGHNFPETLEFRDRLMEETGGRVIVRLVQDSIDAGKVVEETGVNASRNVLQTVTLLDAIEEFKFDAALGGGRRDEEKARAKERFFSHRDDFGQWDPKNQRPELWNIFNGKKHMGEHFRVFPLSNWTEMDVWQYIYLEEIPIPKLYYTHKREVFNRDGTWLAKAPFMQLKEHESYELKDVRCRTIGDISCTGLTLSMANTLEDIIQEVAAARSTERGGRYDDKRSEAAMEDRKKEGYF; encoded by the coding sequence ATGAGTAATTATTCCATTACCCACCTGCGTGAGTTAGAAGCAGAGGCGATTTATGTGATCCGGGAGGTTGGAGCGCAGTTTGAAAAACCGACTTTGCTGTTTTCCGGAGGAAAAGACTCCATCGTCATGTACCACCTGGCCCGGAAAGCATTCTGGCCCCAGGTGGTTCCATTTCCCTGCCTGCATATCGATACCGGGCATAATTTTCCCGAAACCCTGGAATTCCGGGACCGCCTGATGGAGGAGACGGGCGGACGTGTGATTGTACGCCTGGTACAGGACTCCATCGATGCGGGAAAAGTGGTGGAGGAGACCGGTGTCAATGCCAGCCGCAATGTCCTTCAGACAGTGACTCTGCTGGATGCCATTGAGGAGTTTAAGTTTGATGCGGCACTGGGTGGCGGGCGGCGCGACGAGGAGAAGGCCAGGGCCAAGGAGCGCTTCTTCTCTCACCGGGATGATTTCGGACAGTGGGATCCCAAGAACCAGCGTCCGGAACTCTGGAATATCTTTAACGGTAAAAAACATATGGGAGAGCACTTCCGTGTGTTTCCTTTGAGCAACTGGACCGAAATGGATGTCTGGCAGTATATCTACCTGGAAGAGATCCCCATTCCAAAGCTCTACTATACGCATAAGAGGGAGGTATTTAATCGTGACGGTACATGGCTGGCCAAGGCTCCTTTTATGCAACTGAAGGAGCATGAATCTTATGAGTTGAAAGATGTGCGTTGCCGTACTATTGGCGATATCAGCTGCACCGGTCTGACCCTCTCCATGGCCAATACCCTGGAGGATATCATCCAGGAAGTGGCAGCGGCCCGCTCCACCGAACGCGGAGGTCGTTACGATGACAAGCGCTCCGAAGCCGCCATGGAAGACCGGAAGAAAGAGGGCTATTTTTAG
- a CDS encoding SusD/RagB family nutrient-binding outer membrane lipoprotein: MKMKNIYLLILVLGVLVSSCELPDNKNPKAATDVPAETVLTNALRDALNLIDNMSQNVNVSRFLCQYSSQMQYTDPSRYQFSDRQIPDGYWNTSYLVLQDLREVKLLIQDLSGSESFNRMNANRMAIVDIVEVMVYHNLVDFFGDVPYTEALGGFDGKTPAYDDAATIYEDLQARLTADISTLAAGASDGSWGVEDLVFAGDVDMWKKAAATIKLRLGMRLADVNPSAAQSYLSEALAAGLLEPGESMQLPWVGVTPHVNTIYNMFIVANRNDYAPSATIIDMMVDLDDARLPAFFTQVDTSTEVGVEKLAYRGLDYGLVSNESYPSYSHYSDEMFAPDFPATFACNAEVEFMLAEAAARGFTGTPGTAQEHYEAGIAESHDFWGVTMPGSYLNHPDVSWDAARDKELIGTQKWLALYNRGNEGYCVWRTFDWPVLVPPEDMTYSDIPFRMPFPYNEPDLNGDNYDAAASAIGGDDVRTRLFWDVADGTATPAASF; the protein is encoded by the coding sequence ATGAAAATGAAGAATATATATCTCTTGATACTGGTACTTGGGGTACTGGTATCATCCTGCGAGCTTCCGGACAACAAGAATCCGAAAGCCGCAACCGATGTGCCGGCAGAAACTGTTCTGACCAACGCACTCAGGGATGCCCTGAATCTGATCGATAATATGAGCCAGAACGTAAACGTTAGCCGTTTTCTGTGCCAGTATTCATCTCAGATGCAGTATACCGATCCCAGCCGCTATCAATTCTCTGACCGCCAGATCCCTGATGGATACTGGAATACTTCATACCTGGTATTGCAGGACCTGAGAGAGGTTAAACTGCTCATTCAGGATCTTTCCGGTAGTGAATCCTTTAACCGGATGAATGCCAACAGAATGGCCATTGTGGACATCGTGGAAGTGATGGTGTATCACAACCTGGTGGATTTCTTCGGAGATGTGCCTTATACCGAGGCCCTGGGCGGGTTTGACGGCAAAACACCTGCCTACGATGATGCTGCCACCATTTATGAGGATCTGCAGGCCCGCCTGACCGCCGATATTTCTACTCTGGCTGCCGGTGCTTCAGACGGTAGCTGGGGAGTTGAGGATCTGGTATTCGCCGGTGATGTGGACATGTGGAAGAAGGCTGCCGCTACCATTAAACTGCGTTTGGGGATGCGGCTTGCTGACGTGAATCCCAGTGCTGCTCAATCCTATTTGAGCGAAGCTCTTGCGGCTGGTTTACTGGAACCCGGCGAGTCCATGCAGCTTCCCTGGGTGGGTGTAACCCCTCATGTAAACACTATTTACAACATGTTTATTGTGGCCAACAGGAACGACTATGCTCCTTCAGCCACTATTATCGACATGATGGTGGACCTGGATGATGCCCGGCTGCCTGCATTCTTCACCCAGGTGGATACTTCCACCGAAGTAGGTGTGGAGAAATTGGCATACAGGGGTCTGGATTATGGACTGGTGAGCAACGAAAGCTATCCATCCTACAGTCACTACAGCGATGAGATGTTTGCGCCTGATTTTCCGGCTACCTTTGCCTGTAATGCCGAAGTGGAGTTTATGCTTGCTGAAGCTGCCGCCCGCGGTTTCACAGGTACACCGGGAACTGCTCAGGAGCATTATGAAGCCGGTATTGCCGAAAGCCATGACTTCTGGGGTGTGACCATGCCCGGCAGTTATCTGAATCATCCGGATGTGTCCTGGGATGCTGCCCGTGACAAGGAGCTGATAGGTACACAGAAATGGCTTGCCCTGTATAACAGGGGGAACGAAGGTTACTGTGTATGGCGTACTTTTGACTGGCCCGTACTGGTTCCGCCGGAGGATATGACTTATTCAGACATTCCATTCCGTATGCCATTCCCATACAATGAGCCTGACCTGAACGGTGATAATTACGACGCCGCTGCTTCTGCCATTGGAGGTGACGACGTGCGCACGCGCTTGTTCTGGGATGTTGCTGATGGTACAGCTACACCTGCAGCTTCTTTCTAA
- a CDS encoding SusC/RagA family TonB-linked outer membrane protein: MKRFVFVLSLLLFAGFNLLQAQGVQVSGNVTSAEDGAALPGVSVVVRGTTIGAVTDFEGNYSITVPDASATLMFSFVGMLTQEIVLDGQTTLDVVLESTSTELDEVVVTALGVSREKKSLGYSVQEVDGDAVSGTAQSNFASSLSGKVSGVQIKMPNTMGGSSNVLIRGSTSITGDNQPLYVIDGVPVDNSNYATGGDGWGGYDYGNVAQDLNPNDIETISVLKGAAASALYGSRAANGVILVTTKKGKTRQGIGVSVSSNFMVGTIDKSTLPQQQFEYGGGYGPFYEDPTGNFFYGDVDGDGTNDLITPTSEDASWGAKFDPNLMVVHWDALDPAADNYGEKRPWMPPVEENRMPSFFETNTKWVNTVAFDGGNKDGRFRLSYTNYDENGILPNSELNKNTVNFSGSYNFTPKLSVSANVTYNHQKTTGRMGTGYDGVNVMQSFGQWFQTNVDFSRLKEYESPTGLHRTWNYSYWMPQYLSPIFFDNPYWVRYKNYNDDYRDRVLGYVNADYKFTDWLTLTIRSSIDTYHDVQNERTAIGSTATSDFTTRQRNLIESNTDLMLKFNKTLGEVSLNGLVGANYRHRQQQRITGTTVGGLVVPELYTVSNSISPMDVSEYLGILGEQSLYGNLSVGYGGFAYVEGTARMDQSSTLKSLNPDADDTYFYPSVAGTLLLHELGGLQDLAWMNYLKLRVNYAKVGAATGVYRTISTYDQGTNWGNLALFSVANILQNPNLRPEFTNSIEAGLEAYFFESRFGLDLAVYRTNSFDQIFSVPVSRASGYSEMYVNGGEMENKGIEVALHLVPVKTNDFSWNLDVNWFTNENTVISLAEGVKSLQLMSAWDVKINAVEGQPYGTIRGTDYVWTDKKITVQDNGYLMVGDDPLAILGNIQPDWNMGIGNRLSWKGLSLYALIDIQQGGDIYSINTKYGQATGVYEETAGNNPKGNPKRDPVSEGGGMIFEDAVFEDGTPNDVYVDAYRWGRFWYYNNSPTARYVFDASYVKLRELSLSYSLPVSLLGDSFIRGVDVSLVGRNLWIISKNVEHFDPEVILTSGNGQGIEQGAYPSVKTIGVNVKLNF; the protein is encoded by the coding sequence ATGAAAAGATTTGTTTTCGTATTGTCACTTCTGTTGTTTGCAGGTTTCAACCTTTTGCAGGCACAGGGTGTGCAAGTTTCGGGTAATGTGACCAGTGCCGAGGACGGTGCTGCCCTGCCCGGTGTATCTGTTGTGGTACGAGGTACCACAATTGGTGCAGTAACAGACTTTGAAGGGAATTACTCAATTACCGTCCCCGATGCATCAGCCACGCTGATGTTCAGCTTTGTGGGTATGCTTACCCAGGAGATTGTGCTGGATGGTCAGACTACCCTTGATGTAGTTCTCGAGTCTACCTCCACAGAACTGGATGAGGTAGTGGTTACGGCCCTGGGTGTTTCCAGGGAAAAGAAATCACTCGGTTATTCGGTTCAGGAAGTGGACGGTGATGCAGTGAGCGGAACGGCTCAGTCCAACTTTGCATCCTCACTATCCGGTAAGGTATCGGGCGTACAAATCAAGATGCCTAATACCATGGGTGGATCTTCGAATGTCCTGATTCGTGGTAGTACTTCCATTACCGGAGACAACCAGCCCCTCTATGTCATCGACGGCGTTCCTGTGGACAACAGCAACTACGCCACCGGTGGAGACGGGTGGGGTGGTTATGACTATGGTAATGTGGCCCAGGACCTGAACCCTAACGATATTGAGACCATCTCTGTATTGAAAGGTGCCGCCGCTTCTGCACTGTACGGTTCACGTGCTGCAAACGGAGTGATTCTGGTTACGACCAAGAAAGGGAAAACCCGTCAGGGAATCGGGGTTTCTGTCAGCTCCAACTTCATGGTGGGTACGATCGACAAGTCGACTCTTCCTCAGCAGCAGTTTGAATATGGTGGTGGTTATGGTCCTTTTTACGAAGATCCAACCGGCAACTTCTTTTACGGAGATGTGGATGGTGATGGAACAAACGACCTGATTACTCCTACTTCGGAGGATGCTTCCTGGGGTGCCAAATTTGATCCCAACCTGATGGTGGTTCACTGGGACGCCCTGGATCCAGCTGCCGACAATTACGGCGAGAAAAGGCCATGGATGCCCCCTGTCGAGGAAAACCGTATGCCTTCTTTCTTTGAAACCAATACCAAGTGGGTAAATACCGTTGCTTTTGACGGTGGAAACAAAGACGGACGCTTTCGCCTATCCTATACCAATTATGATGAGAACGGGATTCTGCCGAACAGTGAGTTGAATAAGAATACCGTAAACTTCTCCGGAAGTTACAACTTTACGCCTAAGCTGAGCGTCAGCGCCAACGTTACTTATAACCACCAGAAGACCACCGGTCGTATGGGTACGGGTTATGATGGAGTAAATGTCATGCAGTCCTTCGGACAGTGGTTCCAGACCAACGTTGACTTCAGCAGGCTGAAGGAGTATGAGTCTCCCACAGGGCTGCACAGGACCTGGAACTACAGCTACTGGATGCCCCAATATCTCTCTCCGATCTTTTTCGACAATCCGTACTGGGTGCGTTATAAGAACTACAACGATGACTACCGGGATCGCGTACTGGGGTATGTAAACGCTGATTATAAGTTTACCGACTGGCTGACCCTTACCATCAGGAGTTCCATTGATACTTATCATGACGTGCAGAATGAGCGTACGGCCATTGGTAGTACAGCCACTTCTGATTTTACAACACGTCAGCGCAACCTGATTGAATCCAATACCGACCTGATGTTGAAATTCAACAAGACTCTCGGAGAAGTTTCACTGAATGGTCTGGTTGGTGCCAACTACAGGCATCGTCAGCAGCAGCGTATCACCGGAACCACTGTGGGTGGGCTGGTTGTGCCTGAGCTCTATACCGTTTCCAACTCAATTTCCCCCATGGACGTTTCTGAATATCTGGGCATCCTGGGTGAGCAGAGTCTCTACGGAAACCTTTCTGTGGGCTATGGCGGATTTGCCTATGTGGAAGGTACTGCCAGGATGGACCAGTCTTCGACACTGAAGAGTCTCAATCCTGATGCAGACGATACCTATTTCTACCCTTCCGTTGCCGGTACCCTGCTCCTCCACGAATTGGGCGGACTGCAGGACCTGGCCTGGATGAACTACCTGAAACTAAGGGTGAACTATGCAAAAGTTGGTGCCGCCACAGGGGTATACAGGACTATTTCCACTTATGATCAGGGAACCAACTGGGGCAACCTGGCGCTGTTCTCCGTGGCCAATATCCTTCAGAATCCCAACCTGAGGCCCGAATTTACCAATTCTATTGAAGCAGGTCTGGAGGCTTACTTCTTTGAGAGCAGGTTCGGACTGGACCTGGCTGTATATAGGACCAACTCCTTTGACCAGATCTTCTCCGTGCCTGTATCCCGGGCTTCTGGTTACAGCGAAATGTATGTGAATGGAGGAGAAATGGAGAATAAAGGGATTGAAGTAGCCCTGCACCTGGTGCCGGTGAAAACCAATGATTTCAGCTGGAACCTGGATGTGAACTGGTTTACCAATGAGAATACGGTTATTTCTCTGGCTGAAGGGGTTAAAAGCCTCCAGCTGATGTCGGCCTGGGATGTAAAGATTAATGCTGTCGAAGGTCAGCCTTACGGAACCATTAGAGGTACCGACTATGTCTGGACCGATAAGAAGATCACTGTTCAGGACAATGGCTACCTGATGGTAGGCGATGATCCGCTGGCTATTCTTGGAAATATTCAGCCCGACTGGAACATGGGTATAGGTAACAGGCTTTCCTGGAAAGGACTGTCCCTTTATGCCCTGATTGACATCCAGCAGGGTGGTGATATTTATTCCATTAATACCAAGTATGGACAGGCCACTGGTGTATATGAAGAGACCGCCGGGAATAACCCCAAGGGGAATCCCAAACGTGACCCGGTTTCCGAAGGTGGTGGGATGATCTTCGAAGATGCCGTCTTTGAAGATGGAACCCCCAACGATGTATATGTGGATGCCTACCGGTGGGGCCGTTTCTGGTATTACAATAATTCACCAACTGCACGTTATGTATTCGATGCATCCTATGTGAAGCTTCGTGAATTATCACTCTCTTATTCACTTCCTGTCTCATTACTGGGTGATTCCTTCATCCGCGGGGTTGATGTTTCCCTGGTTGGCCGCAATCTCTGGATCATCAGCAAGAATGTGGAGCACTTCGATCCGGAAGTAATTCTTACTTCAGGGAACGGACAGGGTATTGAGCAGGGCGCCTACCCGTCCGTGAAGACTATTGGTGTGAACGTGAAGCTCAATTTCTAA